The Fibrobacter sp. UWB2 genome window below encodes:
- a CDS encoding FdtA/QdtA family cupin domain-containing protein encodes MEWNEEQLKEPRLIDIPIAHDQRGNLSVVEGGELIPFDIKRLYYLYDVPGGTTRGGHAHRKLRQLIIAASGSFDVILDDGKRRSKYSLNRSYHGLYIPTMHWREIENFSSGAVCMVLASEHYDESDYIYEYKDFVKEATSRI; translated from the coding sequence ATGGAATGGAACGAAGAACAGCTTAAAGAACCGCGTTTAATTGATATCCCGATTGCTCACGACCAACGTGGCAACTTGAGCGTTGTCGAAGGCGGAGAACTCATCCCGTTTGATATCAAGCGCTTGTACTACCTGTACGACGTTCCTGGCGGAACAACCCGCGGGGGCCATGCGCATCGCAAGCTACGTCAATTGATTATCGCTGCAAGCGGTAGCTTTGACGTGATTCTGGACGACGGCAAAAGGCGTTCCAAATATTCCCTGAACCGCTCCTATCACGGGCTTTACATTCCGACAATGCACTGGCGCGAAATCGAGAATTTCTCTTCGGGCGCTGTTTGCATGGTACTCGCATCGGAACACTATGACGAATCCGATTACATTTACGAGTACAAAGATTTTGTGAAAGAAGCTACTTCTCGTATCTAG
- a CDS encoding EAL domain-containing protein, whose product MRLFDEHVVLRFALLLACFLFAETIPDILNFTEHVYNFIPYFLAIVFLAYVALFYKFPMDGRKIRNDVDIPEPKVVEPIRDLKKDLLEKDEMFQMMIDVSSDGFWTFDVASGKVYWSNRVAKLLATDSASLEDSFEPLKKRVIESDWNAFREQLNAALQTLGTFSCNLTLLDASKKNAKLVISGRVQSNDSGRPIRVIGSLTEQVDTKSAERERYNYVYQDALTGVYNRKYFLEKLKTDVDIAAKRPDYVFAVALLDIDSFGAINASYSINIGDNVLRTIADRLKSIARPDDCVARIGPDVFAVILHNIQSRDPNDDLIPLVRNIHNKVKSPISLEGKDLYISVSMSIVVNQDVDCVEDILANANASLRDMKKGINHGGIQFFSGGIREKAMKLYKLEFEIRRAIQAQEFVLMYQPIVDIQAGNKIVGFEALVRWNQSERGIISPAEFIPIAEETGLIVPMGALILRMACKQTKQWVDMGYKDIQVAVNFSAKQFSMDSMVDDVRRVLTETNLNPRNLKLEITEYTAMCEADKTIEIMRALSNMGIQISIDDFGTGYSSLSYLKRYPVHTLKMDKYFVDHVADNEEDASFARMVIGIAKSLNLDLIAEGVETKEQLDFLYREGCHLIQGFYFSRPLNTDMALEYMKEHYNVPTQGSSFETEPEAVKA is encoded by the coding sequence ATGAGACTTTTCGATGAACATGTAGTCTTGCGCTTTGCGCTATTGTTAGCGTGTTTTCTGTTTGCAGAAACTATACCAGATATTCTGAACTTTACAGAACACGTCTATAACTTTATACCGTACTTTTTGGCGATAGTTTTTTTGGCGTATGTCGCCTTGTTCTATAAATTCCCGATGGATGGCCGGAAAATCCGTAATGATGTGGATATCCCGGAACCGAAGGTCGTCGAACCGATTCGCGACCTGAAAAAGGACCTCCTTGAAAAAGATGAAATGTTCCAGATGATGATCGATGTGTCGTCGGATGGATTTTGGACGTTCGATGTGGCGTCGGGGAAGGTTTATTGGTCCAATCGCGTTGCCAAGTTGCTTGCCACCGATAGCGCAAGCCTAGAAGATTCCTTTGAACCTTTGAAAAAGCGCGTGATTGAAAGCGACTGGAATGCCTTCCGTGAACAGCTGAATGCCGCTTTGCAGACTTTGGGAACTTTCTCATGCAACCTGACTCTGCTTGACGCCTCCAAGAAAAATGCAAAACTCGTGATTAGTGGGCGTGTTCAAAGTAACGACTCTGGCCGTCCGATTCGCGTGATTGGTTCTTTGACGGAACAGGTTGATACCAAGTCTGCTGAACGCGAACGCTATAATTACGTTTACCAGGATGCGCTTACAGGCGTTTATAATCGCAAGTATTTCCTCGAAAAGCTAAAAACCGATGTCGATATCGCGGCAAAGCGCCCGGACTATGTTTTTGCGGTAGCTCTTTTGGATATCGATAGCTTTGGTGCCATCAACGCTTCGTACTCCATCAATATTGGCGATAATGTTCTCCGCACGATTGCAGACCGTTTAAAATCAATTGCACGCCCCGATGACTGCGTGGCTCGAATTGGTCCTGATGTGTTCGCCGTTATTTTGCACAACATCCAGAGCCGTGACCCGAATGACGACTTGATTCCACTTGTCCGTAATATTCATAACAAAGTTAAGTCTCCGATTTCGCTGGAAGGCAAGGATTTGTACATCAGTGTTTCGATGTCGATTGTCGTGAACCAGGATGTCGATTGCGTCGAAGATATTCTCGCCAATGCAAATGCAAGCCTTCGCGATATGAAGAAGGGCATTAACCATGGCGGTATCCAGTTCTTTAGCGGCGGCATTCGCGAAAAGGCGATGAAGCTTTACAAGCTCGAATTCGAAATCCGCAGGGCTATCCAGGCACAAGAATTTGTGCTGATGTACCAGCCGATTGTCGATATTCAGGCGGGCAACAAGATTGTGGGCTTTGAAGCGCTTGTGCGCTGGAACCAGTCGGAACGAGGCATTATTTCGCCGGCTGAATTTATCCCGATTGCCGAAGAAACGGGCCTTATTGTGCCGATGGGTGCGCTCATCTTGCGCATGGCTTGTAAGCAGACCAAGCAATGGGTGGACATGGGCTATAAGGATATCCAGGTGGCGGTGAACTTCTCGGCAAAGCAGTTCTCGATGGATTCCATGGTCGACGATGTGCGCCGTGTGTTGACCGAAACGAACTTGAATCCGCGCAACTTGAAGCTCGAAATTACCGAATACACGGCCATGTGCGAAGCGGACAAGACGATTGAAATCATGCGTGCGCTTTCGAATATGGGCATCCAGATTTCGATTGATGACTTTGGAACGGGGTACAGTTCACTTTCGTACTTGAAGCGCTATCCAGTGCATACGCTCAAGATGGACAAGTACTTTGTGGATCACGTGGCGGATAACGAAGAAGATGCTTCGTTTGCCCGCATGGTGATTGGCATTGCGAAGTCCTTGAATTTGGATCTCATCGCCGAAGGCGTTGAAACGAAGGAACAACTCGACTTCTTGTACCGCGAAGGCTGCCACTTGATTCAGGGCTTCTACTTTAGCAGGCCGCTCAATACGGATATGGCGCTAGAGTACATGAAGGAACATTACAATGTTCCGACGCAGGGATCCAGCTTCGAAACGGAACCGGAAGCCGTTAAAGCTTAA
- a CDS encoding TatD family hydrolase yields MFIDTHCHIDSYERHAGESFDALLERFHTANFTTERSSAKEKAAASKIAQPEAFIHVACDPADFDHARELSEKYPFVYSAYGIHPEYVETETTEDEARMMEFLKHPKCVACGEFGLDYHYGAETKAAQVKLFERHLQLGIESGKPLVLHLREADDDALAVLRTANLHDRNVHVHCFTGTPEFVEQLLQLDANIFVGFTGIVTFNNAQNVRDAAALVSLDQMLLETDAPYMAPVPFRGKPCHSGYIPFIADKLAEIKNVPVEELYHHCRENTRTCYGI; encoded by the coding sequence ATGTTCATCGATACTCATTGTCATATTGATTCTTACGAGCGCCATGCGGGCGAATCCTTTGACGCGCTTTTAGAGCGCTTTCACACAGCCAACTTCACGACCGAACGCAGTTCCGCCAAAGAAAAAGCAGCCGCCTCCAAAATTGCACAGCCCGAAGCATTTATCCATGTCGCCTGCGACCCGGCAGACTTCGACCACGCTCGCGAACTCAGCGAAAAATATCCCTTCGTCTACTCCGCTTACGGCATCCATCCCGAGTACGTCGAAACAGAAACAACCGAAGACGAAGCCCGGATGATGGAATTCTTGAAGCACCCCAAGTGCGTCGCCTGCGGTGAATTCGGCCTCGATTACCATTACGGAGCCGAGACTAAGGCTGCACAAGTCAAGCTTTTCGAGCGTCATTTACAGCTCGGTATCGAAAGCGGCAAGCCTCTAGTACTCCACCTCCGCGAAGCCGATGATGACGCCCTCGCCGTGCTCCGCACCGCGAACTTACACGACCGCAACGTTCACGTTCATTGCTTTACAGGCACGCCTGAATTCGTCGAACAACTCCTTCAGCTAGACGCAAACATCTTCGTCGGATTCACGGGAATCGTCACGTTCAACAACGCGCAAAATGTCCGAGACGCAGCAGCGCTCGTATCGCTCGACCAGATGCTTTTGGAGACCGACGCCCCTTACATGGCGCCCGTCCCCTTCCGCGGCAAGCCCTGCCACTCTGGCTACATCCCGTTTATCGCCGACAAACTCGCCGAAATAAAAAACGTGCCCGTAGAAGAACTCTACCATCACTGTCGCGAAAACACTAGAACGTGTTACGGAATTTAA
- the greA gene encoding transcription elongation factor GreA — protein sequence MKHLISKEGFEKFKAEWEHLKYVERPAMINQVQAAAAEGDRSENAAYTYGRMRVREIDRRLRELDRILDGAQIVENAATKDGSIRFGATVKMVDKKTKREKVYSIVGDKEIDPLQGRISMKSPIGEALQGKKAGDTVEVQAPRGKIVYEILEVNY from the coding sequence ATGAAACACTTGATTTCGAAAGAAGGCTTTGAAAAATTCAAGGCAGAATGGGAACATCTCAAATATGTCGAACGCCCGGCAATGATCAACCAGGTGCAAGCCGCCGCTGCCGAAGGCGACCGTAGTGAGAATGCCGCCTACACTTACGGGCGTATGCGCGTGCGCGAAATTGACCGCCGCTTGCGTGAACTCGACCGCATTTTGGATGGCGCACAGATTGTCGAAAACGCCGCCACCAAGGACGGTTCCATCCGCTTTGGCGCCACTGTCAAGATGGTCGACAAGAAGACCAAGCGCGAAAAAGTTTACAGCATCGTCGGAGACAAGGAAATCGACCCGCTCCAGGGCCGCATCAGCATGAAGTCCCCCATCGGCGAAGCCTTGCAAGGCAAAAAAGCCGGCGACACCGTCGAAGTCCAAGCCCCCCGCGGAAAGATTGTTTACGAGATATTAGAGGTTAACTACTAA
- a CDS encoding fibrobacter succinogenes major paralogous domain-containing protein, whose translation MMLKNLWCGKMSLRGCVAVAAVSGLLLLAACDEDSGTSAPINNESESSSSTDSLNSSSSSSEESSSGVEEVSSSSQDGSSSSLSAALNCSVLLEGETGWSWDVPKECRFNPNITYGTMTDSRDNKVYKTVKIGNQVWMAENLNYADSVKTPSLLERSCCYDNKAENCAVTGRLYTWAAAIDSVKLATDADNPQDCGFDKSWNCTLPAKVQGICPDGWHLPTQEEWITLFAEVGGELGAGKILKAQTGWDGTDSVGFSALPAGGRGNGGQFGADGNSAYFWCSNSAGSFYASYMSLDYTVYAGLEPGLKEAAFSVRCLKD comes from the coding sequence ATGATGTTGAAGAATTTATGGTGTGGAAAGATGTCTTTGCGTGGGTGCGTGGCTGTTGCGGCTGTTTCTGGTTTGCTTTTGCTTGCTGCTTGTGATGAAGATAGCGGTACTAGCGCTCCGATTAACAATGAGTCTGAATCCAGTAGCAGTACAGATTCGTTGAATTCATCTTCTAGCAGTAGCGAGGAATCCAGCAGTGGCGTTGAAGAAGTGTCCTCTAGCAGTCAGGACGGATCTTCGAGCAGTTTATCTGCTGCGCTGAATTGCTCAGTTCTTTTAGAGGGTGAGACCGGCTGGAGCTGGGACGTTCCCAAAGAATGTCGCTTCAACCCAAACATCACCTACGGCACCATGACCGACTCCCGCGATAATAAGGTTTACAAGACTGTGAAAATCGGGAACCAGGTGTGGATGGCTGAAAACTTGAACTATGCTGATAGTGTCAAAACTCCGAGCTTGTTGGAGCGCAGCTGCTGTTATGACAACAAGGCTGAAAATTGTGCCGTGACTGGTCGCCTTTATACTTGGGCGGCGGCGATAGACTCGGTGAAACTCGCGACCGACGCCGACAATCCGCAGGACTGCGGTTTCGACAAGAGCTGGAACTGTACGCTCCCGGCAAAGGTGCAGGGCATTTGTCCCGATGGCTGGCACTTGCCAACGCAAGAGGAATGGATCACTCTGTTTGCCGAAGTAGGTGGGGAATTAGGGGCTGGTAAGATTCTCAAAGCTCAGACGGGATGGGATGGTACAGACAGCGTGGGATTTTCTGCCCTCCCTGCAGGAGGCCGGGGCAATGGTGGCCAATTTGGCGCTGATGGCAATTCCGCTTACTTCTGGTGCTCTAATTCTGCGGGTTCGTTCTACGCCTCTTACATGTCCTTGGACTACACCGTGTATGCAGGCCTAGAGCCTGGCCTCAAGGAGGCCGCCTTTTCAGTTCGTTGTCTGAAGGATTAG